In a single window of the Dreissena polymorpha isolate Duluth1 chromosome 3, UMN_Dpol_1.0, whole genome shotgun sequence genome:
- the LOC127874153 gene encoding opine dehydrogenase-like: MPGFPKATHITIVGGGKGAHVLAGLSSLVGNATVTVVSTHEDEAERWTAAMKKGGFVVKYSSGSKSSQAAGKVKFTVRNDFEESIKISDIVAICLPASLHESVLKQIVPLLQENCLVIGFPGFTGFEYQVIAILKEREKTCNVLSIGTLPWVCRIVKYGEEVEVIAAKEVVHAWLMERSKEKLSPLQKVQMLIGSKPALKVVTNILKYTLMKIPVINQSLVYQKWKDWDGKAVDKEPLMYQEVDENSMRYIDGISSEINDLANILTKRFPSLDGTALINVQQNLIEEYPGLIKDKSSILSCLKTNTALEGLVYPMTKTTDDTFVPNFQHEFITEEIPYGLLIVKQMVDMVELKTPIIDEVIQWSQEKIGAKYMKEGELSYVDRKRGRLPMAYGIDTIEEFVDFFSVTN, encoded by the coding sequence ATGCCGGGGTTTCCAAAGGCCACGCATATAACCATAGTTGGTGGTGGAAAAGGGGCCCATGTTTTAGCGGGTCTATCGTCCTTGGTTGGAAATGCCACTGTCACTGTCGTAAGCACACACGAAGATGAAGCCGAACGATGGACGGCGGCTATGAAAAAAGGCGGATTCGTAGTAAAGTATAGCAGCGGTTCAAAATCGTCGCAAGCAGCAGGAAAGGTGAAGTTTACTGTAAGAAATGATTTCGAGGAAAGCATCAAGATCTCAGATATTGTTGCCATTTGTTTGCCAGCAAGTTTACATGAAAGTGTGTTAAAGCAGATTGTTCCATTGCTTCAAGAGAATTGTCTTGTTATTGGATTTCCAGGTTTTACAGGATTCGAGTATCAAGTAATTGCTATCTTGAAGGAACGCGAAAAGACATGCAATGTATTATCCATTGGTACCTTGCCATGGGTTTGTAGAATAGTTAAATATGGCGAAGAGGTAGAAGTTATTGCCGCGAAAGAAGTGGTACATGCGTGGCTGATGGAAAGGTCAAAAGAAAAACTTTCTCCGCTTCAAAAAGTCCAGATGCTAATCGGGTCAAAACCTGCACTGAAAGTAGTAACAAATATTCTTAAATATACACTTATGAAAATACCTGTAATTAACCAATCGTTGGTGTACCAAAAATGGAAGGATTGGGACGGCAAAGCCGTTGATAAAGAGCCTCTTATGTATCAGGAAGTAGACGAAAATTCAATGCGTTATATCGATGGGATATCGAGTGAAATTAACGACCTTGCCAATATTCTGACAAAACGGTTCCCTTCTCTTGATGGCACCGCATTGATTAATGTACAGCAGAATTTGATAGAGGAATACCCTGGTCTCATTAAGGACAAGTCATCAATTCTGTCTTGTCTGAAAACAAACACAGCTTTGGAAGGATTGGTTTACCCAATGACAAAGACAACAGATGACACCTTTGTTCCGAACTTTCAGCACGAGTTTATCACAGAGGAGATTCCATACGGCTTGCTTATTGTTAAACAGATGGTAGACATGGTGGAATTGAAGACGCCGATCATTGATGAAGTCATACAGTGGTCACAAGAGAAAATCGGAGCCAAGTACATGAAGGAGGGAGAACTCAGTTACGTTGACCGCAAACGAGGACGGCTACCGATGGCTTATGGAATCGATACCATTGAAGAATTCGTGGATTTCTTTTCAGTAACCAACTAG
- the LOC127873863 gene encoding activator of 90 kDa heat shock protein ATPase homolog 1-like isoform X2: MAKWGEGDPRWIVEERPDATNVNNWHWTEKNATNWSKDKLKELLTGLVIETEEGRCEITSVSSIEGEASANNRKAKLIFFYEWVINGEWSGIMKESDKKYKGKFDVPNLSEEHEPDEIDVNVSVEKEKDDGLKLKEIMRKTGTPLMQKQFATYIKCLKEEYSQNVILPTKNQANEKKTTEEVLNAKVEMSKMVINSSHAADKTSVGVKIDTKTVTLEEEFVCAPPQLYRVFTDKEMVQAFTGGSAIYEVEKGGRISLMNGYVTGGFVELVPEEKIVMRWRLKTWPDVHFSEVTLEFKEKDGSTLLKVKQTGVPSSEYEKTIEGWKVNYWQRIKQTFGFGSHIF; this comes from the exons ATGGCCAAATGGGGAGAGGGTGATCCACGATGGATTGTGGAAGAAAGACCGGATgctacaaatgtaaacaattggcACTG GACTGAGAAAAATGCAACCAACTGGTCAAAAGACAAACTAAAAGAACTCTTGACAGGTCTTGTGATAGAAACTGAAGAAG GAAGATGTGAAATTACCTCAGTAAGCAGTATAGAAGGGGAGGCTTCTGCTAATAATAGGAAAGCCAAGTTAATATTCTTCTATGAGTGGGTCATCAATGGAGAGTGGTCAG GAATTATGAAGGAGAGTGATAAAAAGTACAAAGGGAAATTTGATGTTCCTAACCTTAGCGAGGAACATGAGCCAGATGAAATCGAT GTTAATGTTTCTGTTGAAAAAGAAAAAGACGATGGCTTGAAATTAAAAGAAATCATGCGCAAAACTGGGACACCATTGATGCAAAAGCAGTTTGCAACctatatcaaatgtttaaaagAAG AATACAGCCAAAATGTGATACTACCAACAAAGAATCAGGCAAATGAAAAGAAAACTACAGAAGAAGTT CTCAATGCGAAAGTAGAGATGAGTAAGATGGTGATCAACAGCTCACATGCTGCAGATAAAACATCAGTGGGAGTGAAAATTGACACCAAGACAGTGACCCTGGAAGAGGAGTTTGTGTGTGCCCCACCCCAGCTCTACAGAGTGTTCACTGATAAGGAG ATGGTGCAGGCCTTCACGGGGGGTTCAGCCATCTATGAGGTAGAGAAGGGTGGACGCATCTCGCTCATGAATGGCTATGTCACTGGAGGATTTGTAGAACTG GTTCCAGAAGAGAAGATAGTGATGAGGTGGCGATTAAAAACCTGGCCGGACGTGCATTTCTCAGAGGTGACGCTTGAGTTTAAGGAGAAGGACGGCAGTACATTATTAAAAGTGAAACAAACTGGAGTGCCCAGCAGTGAATATGAAAAGACAATCGAAGGCTGGAAGGTGAACTATTGGCAGAGAATCAAGCAAACTTTTGGATTTGGATCTCATATATTTTGA
- the LOC127873863 gene encoding activator of 90 kDa heat shock protein ATPase homolog 2-like isoform X1, with translation MAKWGEGDPRWIVEERPDATNVNNWHWTEKNATNWSKDKLKELLTGLVIETEEGRCEITSVSSIEGEASANNRKAKLIFFYEWVINGEWSGIMKESDKKYKGKFDVPNLSEEHEPDEIDVNVSVEKEKDDGLKLKEIMRKTGTPLMQKQFATYIKCLKEEYSQNVILPTKNQANEKKTTEEVLNAKVEMSKMVINSSHAADKTSVGVKIDTKTVTLEEEFVCAPPQLYRVFTDKEMVQAFTGGSAIYEVEKGGRISLMNGYVTGGFVELVSTGLNVNGYVTGGFVELVPEEKIVMRWRLKTWPDVHFSEVTLEFKEKDGSTLLKVKQTGVPSSEYEKTIEGWKVNYWQRIKQTFGFGSHIF, from the exons ATGGCCAAATGGGGAGAGGGTGATCCACGATGGATTGTGGAAGAAAGACCGGATgctacaaatgtaaacaattggcACTG GACTGAGAAAAATGCAACCAACTGGTCAAAAGACAAACTAAAAGAACTCTTGACAGGTCTTGTGATAGAAACTGAAGAAG GAAGATGTGAAATTACCTCAGTAAGCAGTATAGAAGGGGAGGCTTCTGCTAATAATAGGAAAGCCAAGTTAATATTCTTCTATGAGTGGGTCATCAATGGAGAGTGGTCAG GAATTATGAAGGAGAGTGATAAAAAGTACAAAGGGAAATTTGATGTTCCTAACCTTAGCGAGGAACATGAGCCAGATGAAATCGAT GTTAATGTTTCTGTTGAAAAAGAAAAAGACGATGGCTTGAAATTAAAAGAAATCATGCGCAAAACTGGGACACCATTGATGCAAAAGCAGTTTGCAACctatatcaaatgtttaaaagAAG AATACAGCCAAAATGTGATACTACCAACAAAGAATCAGGCAAATGAAAAGAAAACTACAGAAGAAGTT CTCAATGCGAAAGTAGAGATGAGTAAGATGGTGATCAACAGCTCACATGCTGCAGATAAAACATCAGTGGGAGTGAAAATTGACACCAAGACAGTGACCCTGGAAGAGGAGTTTGTGTGTGCCCCACCCCAGCTCTACAGAGTGTTCACTGATAAGGAG ATGGTGCAGGCCTTCACGGGGGGTTCAGCCATCTATGAGGTAGAGAAGGGTGGACGCATCTCGCTCATGAATGGCTATGTCACTGGAGGATTTGTAGAACTGGTTAGTACTGGACTCAATGTTAATGGCTATGTCACTGGAGGATTTGTAGAACTG GTTCCAGAAGAGAAGATAGTGATGAGGTGGCGATTAAAAACCTGGCCGGACGTGCATTTCTCAGAGGTGACGCTTGAGTTTAAGGAGAAGGACGGCAGTACATTATTAAAAGTGAAACAAACTGGAGTGCCCAGCAGTGAATATGAAAAGACAATCGAAGGCTGGAAGGTGAACTATTGGCAGAGAATCAAGCAAACTTTTGGATTTGGATCTCATATATTTTGA